One bacterium genomic region harbors:
- the trxA gene encoding thioredoxin yields the protein MRRRIQDMADVVTLTDAEFAQAVAGDKPVLVDFWAEWCGPCRLVAPLLAEIAADHGDQITIAKLNIDENQQTPFQYQVMSIPTMVVFQNGAEKKRIVGARPKAAILSELREWVN from the coding sequence ATCCGAAGGAGGATCCAGGACATGGCTGATGTCGTAACACTCACCGACGCAGAGTTCGCGCAGGCCGTCGCCGGCGACAAGCCGGTGCTGGTCGACTTCTGGGCGGAGTGGTGCGGTCCGTGCCGCCTGGTGGCACCCTTGCTGGCGGAGATCGCCGCCGACCACGGCGACCAGATCACCATCGCCAAGCTCAACATCGATGAGAACCAGCAGACCCCGTTCCAGTATCAGGTGATGAGCATCCCCACCATGGTGGTGTTCCAGAACGGCGCGGAGAAGAAGCGGATCGTGGGCGCCCGACCCAAGGCCGCCATCCTCTCCGAGCTTCGGGAGTGGGTGAACTAG
- a CDS encoding ParA family protein gives MLNGSETPLEPARRGLVVAIANQKGGVGKTTTAINLGASLALEGHRVLLVDLDPQGNASTGLGARISDGGRSIYSVLIGHSALDDVVVPTSVDNLALAPASIDLAGAELELVSMLSREQRLAAAIAPVAGHYDTILVDCAPSLGLLTINALAAAHELLIPVQCEFYALEGLGQLMDSIDLVRDSLNTDLYIGNVLLTMFDARTKLSTDVAAQIRDYFGERVFRTVIPRSIRLSEAPSYGEPIELYDRMSPGAVAYRYVAMEFLQRHRQQEQAR, from the coding sequence GTGCTCAATGGGTCAGAGACTCCACTCGAACCTGCCCGGCGGGGCCTCGTCGTGGCGATCGCCAACCAGAAGGGCGGTGTCGGGAAGACGACTACGGCCATCAACCTCGGCGCTTCGTTGGCTTTGGAAGGACACCGCGTCCTTCTTGTGGACCTGGATCCTCAGGGCAACGCCAGCACGGGTCTCGGTGCCCGGATATCCGATGGCGGCAGGTCGATTTACAGCGTCCTCATAGGTCATAGCGCGCTGGACGATGTGGTAGTCCCGACCTCAGTAGACAACTTGGCCCTGGCACCGGCGAGCATCGACTTGGCGGGCGCCGAGCTGGAATTGGTTTCCATGCTGAGCCGGGAGCAGCGTCTGGCAGCGGCGATCGCCCCCGTGGCGGGGCACTACGACACGATCCTGGTCGACTGCGCGCCGAGCCTGGGCCTGTTGACCATCAACGCGTTGGCAGCGGCCCACGAACTGCTCATTCCCGTCCAGTGCGAGTTCTACGCGCTGGAGGGCCTCGGCCAGCTCATGGACAGCATCGATCTGGTACGTGACAGCCTCAATACAGACTTATACATAGGTAACGTCCTGTTGACTATGTTTGATGCTCGTACCAAACTCTCCACCGATGTTGCTGCCCAGATCCGTGACTACTTCGGCGAGCGGGTCTTCCGTACCGTGATCCCCCGATCGATCCGATTGTCGGAAGCACCGTCCTATGGCGAGCCGATCGAGCTGTACGACCGGATGAGCCCCGGGGCGGTTGCCTATCGCTATGTCGCCATGGAGTTCCTTCAGAGACACCGACAACAGGAGCAAGCACGATGA
- a CDS encoding ParB/RepB/Spo0J family partition protein yields MTTRRSGLGKGLEALIPPPRRTDLRRIAISRIRANPNQPRQGFDADALDTLADSIRQLGVLQPVVVRPEGPGFVLIAGERRWRAAQEAGLTELPALIRETDAVGTVTEALVENLLREDLNPLEEAAAFHQLEDEFGMTHAEIGERVGRSRAAVTNALRLLNLAPAIQVLVASRDLSAGHARALLGLDDQALARHLADRAVSEGWSVRQLEEAVRLGKGMVRDARRRRPAEPRPAVIIELENRLAEQLGTSVDIRYKKRKGGAVDGQVVLRFSGLDQLEQIYRRFFPPS; encoded by the coding sequence ATGACCACCCGCCGATCAGGCCTCGGTAAAGGCCTGGAAGCTCTCATTCCGCCGCCCAGGCGCACCGATCTGCGCAGGATCGCGATCAGCCGCATCCGTGCCAACCCGAACCAGCCGCGGCAGGGGTTCGACGCGGACGCGCTGGACACGCTGGCCGACTCGATCCGTCAGCTGGGCGTTCTCCAGCCTGTGGTGGTCCGGCCCGAGGGTCCCGGTTTCGTGCTGATCGCCGGCGAGCGACGCTGGCGCGCCGCTCAGGAGGCAGGACTCACCGAGTTACCCGCCCTGATCCGGGAGACGGACGCGGTGGGTACGGTCACGGAGGCCCTGGTCGAGAACCTGCTACGTGAGGACCTCAACCCGTTGGAGGAGGCGGCCGCCTTCCACCAGCTCGAGGACGAATTCGGCATGACCCATGCGGAGATCGGGGAGAGGGTGGGCCGGAGCCGGGCCGCTGTCACCAACGCCCTCCGCCTGCTCAATCTCGCCCCGGCGATCCAGGTCCTGGTCGCTTCCCGTGACCTGTCGGCGGGACACGCTCGGGCCTTGCTGGGACTCGATGATCAGGCCCTGGCCCGACACCTGGCCGACCGAGCGGTATCCGAGGGATGGTCGGTCCGCCAACTCGAGGAAGCGGTGCGGCTCGGCAAGGGAATGGTCCGGGACGCTAGGCGCCGCCGTCCGGCCGAGCCGCGTCCGGCGGTGATCATCGAGTTGGAGAACCGCTTGGCCGAACAGCTCGGCACATCGGTGGACATCCGTTACAAGAAGCGGAAGGGCGGGGCGGTCGACGGCCAGGTGGTTCTCAGATTCAGCGGCCTGGATCAACTGGAGCAGATCTACCGGCGGTTCTTCCCGCCTTCCTAG